The following are encoded together in the Pseudomonas sediminis genome:
- a CDS encoding McrC family protein, with protein MASQQITIREYGQLTTDAVGWSLDLAQVSPSAFDWLCELSARFNRNGATLLQVEGRSSLKWDSYVGVLETPCGTRLEILPKHHEQDDCLLKSRRLLRKLIQSALQLKPREASVASLELFDAPLSEWVMGQFLAELDLLVKRGVRFDYQRIEEEQRFLRGQLNVVAQMRQPPGRQHHFQIRHDVFLPDRAENRLLKLALEQVAKSTQDAANWRLANELRAMLAEVPSSKQLSQDLRAWSRDRLMAHYQAIKPWCELILNQQMPIAVSGEWRGMSLLFPMEKLFECYVEGWLRKQLVPTARLTSQASRAYLCEHDQGRMFCLKPDLLIDTAEQRWILDTKWKRVDTHKSDKNYDLSQSDFYQLFAYGHKYRDKGVPQLVLIYPYWSGLRTALPVFDFGEDMRLWVLPFDLDADCLVDAEKATLPLNLASFARAS; from the coding sequence GTGGCCAGCCAGCAGATCACCATTCGCGAGTACGGCCAGCTGACCACCGATGCGGTTGGCTGGTCGCTTGATTTGGCGCAGGTCTCACCCAGTGCGTTCGATTGGCTGTGTGAGCTAAGCGCCCGCTTTAACCGTAATGGTGCCACGCTGCTGCAGGTTGAAGGGCGCAGCTCGCTAAAGTGGGACAGCTACGTGGGTGTGCTGGAAACGCCCTGTGGCACGCGACTCGAAATTCTGCCAAAGCACCATGAGCAAGACGATTGCTTGCTGAAGAGCCGGCGGCTGCTGCGTAAGCTGATTCAAAGTGCCTTGCAGCTAAAACCCCGTGAGGCCTCGGTGGCCAGCCTGGAGCTGTTCGATGCGCCACTCAGCGAGTGGGTGATGGGGCAGTTTCTCGCGGAGCTGGATCTGCTGGTGAAGCGTGGCGTGCGCTTCGACTACCAGCGTATCGAGGAGGAACAGCGTTTTCTCCGTGGGCAGCTCAACGTGGTGGCGCAGATGCGCCAGCCGCCGGGGCGCCAGCATCACTTCCAGATTCGTCACGACGTGTTCCTGCCAGACCGTGCCGAGAACCGTTTGCTCAAGCTGGCGCTGGAGCAGGTGGCCAAGAGTACGCAGGATGCCGCCAACTGGCGTCTGGCCAACGAGCTGCGCGCCATGCTGGCCGAGGTGCCGTCTAGCAAGCAGCTGAGCCAGGACCTACGTGCCTGGAGCCGTGACCGGCTGATGGCGCATTATCAGGCAATAAAGCCCTGGTGTGAGCTGATCCTCAACCAGCAGATGCCGATTGCAGTGAGTGGCGAGTGGCGGGGCATGAGTCTGCTGTTCCCGATGGAGAAACTCTTCGAGTGTTATGTGGAGGGCTGGCTGCGTAAGCAGTTAGTGCCTACTGCGCGCTTAACCAGTCAGGCCAGCCGCGCCTACCTGTGTGAGCATGACCAGGGGCGGATGTTCTGTTTAAAGCCCGATCTGCTGATCGATACGGCTGAACAGCGGTGGATTCTCGATACCAAGTGGAAGCGGGTGGATACCCATAAGTCGGATAAGAACTACGACTTGAGTCAGAGCGATTTCTATCAGCTTTTTGCCTACGGTCATAAGTACCGAGATAAAGGTGTACCCCAGCTGGTGCTGATATACCCGTATTGGTCGGGTCTGCGGACAGCGCTACCGGTGTTTGATTTCGGCGAGGATATGCGGTTGTGGGTTTTGCCTTTTGATCTGGATGCCGATTGCTTGGTAGATGCGGAGAAAGCGACTTTACCTTTGAACCTCGCCTCATTTGCTCGCGCCAGCTAG
- a CDS encoding McrB family protein encodes MQIEGLISEAALQRVLAEADGPQVRYWVLAVLAAIRERFPRCDFYVLNHSNQSEDEPRIYIGIGVRRPDTASGRNALILVAKNNTAYLGFQRKGQFDEKYRGHVFTERLSAEQHTDLAEVKRWLEQLDQALDTDDRRALQGEARTVDDYLSSDSAMPLAAAVADAPSASTVQPSLNQILFGPPGTGKTYATIDHALAILDPGFMIANKGDDEGARERLKTRFDQLAKEGRVRFVTFHQSFSYEDFVEGLRAGCDDEGQLEYRVEPGVLKRLCADAERGASAENDPFEKAFERLKDRLESTGERIVAQTVRGRRFAFEYVGGETFRIFPEESQEQKFPYRAALGDIRRLHRTGDKSSMHNASYVQGILQYLRDECGLPEYVAELPAERERPKYVLIIDEINRGNVSRIFGELITLIEESKRAGRKEHLEVTLPYSKERFSVPDNVYLIGTMNTADRSLAGLDIALRRRFVFREMPPRPDLLKEVLVQGLNIGQLLEKMNQRIEVLLDRDHALGHAYFMSLKDDSSLARLELIFRNQILPLLQEYFFEDWQRIGWVLNDQNASANGTAPFIRRPQSELNLADLFGSGVAEKLTDQRWELNHQAFSSLASYQNIVG; translated from the coding sequence ATGCAAATTGAAGGATTGATTAGCGAAGCCGCCCTGCAGCGCGTTTTGGCGGAAGCCGATGGCCCGCAGGTGCGCTACTGGGTGTTGGCTGTGCTCGCTGCCATTCGTGAGCGATTCCCGCGCTGCGACTTTTATGTGCTCAACCACAGCAATCAAAGTGAGGATGAGCCGCGTATCTATATCGGCATCGGTGTGCGCCGGCCAGATACCGCTTCTGGCAGAAATGCGCTGATCCTGGTGGCCAAGAACAACACGGCGTACCTCGGTTTTCAGCGTAAAGGTCAGTTTGACGAGAAGTATCGGGGGCATGTGTTCACCGAGCGCCTGTCGGCCGAGCAACACACGGATCTGGCTGAGGTAAAGCGCTGGCTGGAGCAATTGGATCAAGCGCTTGATACCGATGATCGCCGGGCTTTACAGGGAGAGGCGCGCACAGTGGACGATTATTTGAGCTCAGACTCCGCTATGCCGTTGGCAGCCGCCGTCGCAGATGCGCCAAGCGCTAGCACCGTGCAGCCCAGCCTTAACCAGATCCTTTTTGGCCCGCCGGGAACCGGTAAAACCTACGCCACTATTGATCATGCTCTGGCCATTCTCGACCCTGGATTCATGATAGCGAATAAAGGGGACGATGAGGGCGCGCGCGAGCGGCTAAAAACACGTTTCGATCAGCTGGCGAAAGAGGGGCGCGTGCGTTTTGTGACCTTTCACCAGAGCTTTAGCTACGAGGATTTCGTTGAGGGCCTGCGTGCTGGCTGCGACGACGAAGGTCAGCTGGAGTATCGCGTGGAGCCGGGTGTGCTCAAACGCTTGTGTGCGGATGCTGAAAGAGGAGCAAGTGCTGAAAACGACCCCTTTGAGAAGGCTTTTGAACGCCTGAAGGATCGCCTGGAAAGTACGGGCGAACGCATTGTTGCGCAAACCGTCAGGGGGCGCCGTTTTGCATTCGAGTATGTGGGCGGTGAGACGTTTCGGATTTTCCCTGAGGAGTCTCAGGAACAGAAATTTCCCTATCGTGCGGCGCTCGGCGATATCCGCCGGCTTCATCGCACCGGCGACAAGAGCAGCATGCACAATGCGTCTTACGTGCAGGGCATTCTGCAATACCTGCGGGATGAGTGCGGCTTGCCGGAGTATGTTGCTGAGCTGCCGGCAGAACGTGAGCGCCCGAAGTATGTGTTGATCATCGATGAAATAAACCGTGGCAATGTTTCGCGGATCTTCGGTGAGCTGATCACCTTGATTGAAGAATCAAAGCGGGCTGGTCGAAAGGAGCATCTGGAGGTCACGCTTCCATATTCAAAGGAGCGATTCAGCGTTCCTGATAACGTCTATCTGATCGGCACCATGAACACGGCTGACCGCTCGTTGGCTGGTTTGGATATCGCCTTGCGCCGACGCTTTGTGTTCCGCGAGATGCCGCCGCGACCTGACTTGCTTAAGGAAGTGCTGGTGCAGGGGCTGAACATTGGCCAACTGCTGGAGAAGATGAATCAGCGCATTGAGGTGCTGCTGGATCGTGATCATGCCCTGGGGCATGCCTACTTTATGTCGCTGAAAGATGACAGCTCGCTGGCACGCTTGGAGCTGATTTTCCGTAACCAGATTCTGCCGTTGTTGCAGGAGTACTTCTTTGAGGATTGGCAGCGTATCGGTTGGGTGTTGAATGACCAGAACGCTAGCGCTAATGGCACGGCCCCCTTTATTCGTCGCCCGCAAAGTGAGCTGAATCTTGCCGATCTGTTTGGTAGTGGCGTAGCTGAGAAACTTACGGATCAGCGTTGGGAGCTGAATCATCAGGCATTCAGCTCCCTGGCCAGTTATCAGAACATTGTGGGCTGA